A stretch of DNA from Triticum dicoccoides isolate Atlit2015 ecotype Zavitan chromosome 2A, WEW_v2.0, whole genome shotgun sequence:
ccacCTGAACCAGCGCCGGGGGCGCCCGCCTACAGCGGCGGGGAGGAGCTGGAGGGCAGGTACGGCCGAGAGGGAGAGCAGGGGGTGCGCCGCCCCGACCACCTCCCGGGAAGGCGATGCAGGGGCGGGAccagaaggggggaggaggagggggcgcgggaggggcCGGCAAGGAAACCCTAGCGGAGAGCCTCCGTCCTTGTAaaaaaaagctcttatattatgaTATGGAGGGAGTAGTATCCTCAACGATTGGCAGTCCGCGTCGGGACTGTTGAGAAATAAAAACATGTGATAAATTGTATGGGAGGGATGCCTCCCAGGAGGTGTCTGTTGGGAAAGAGGTGTCTCCCCAACACACTCCTTCACCATGTATATAAGTGTGTCTCCCACATTGCAATGGAATGAGTGGATCATTTGGACTCTTCATGTGTCTCTTTTACTTTCACTCTATAACACGTTATCAGCACTTCGCTCTCCTTTGAGAGAAAAAGGCCATCCAAGACGGCAGAACATCAGCAGCGCTTGCCTATAGGATCCAGCGCATCGTCATCACTATGGATGGATACAAATCGATCCACGTCTTCTCGCCGGTCTTGCGGCTGGCGCACGACGCGGCTGCTCGGTGCGGCCCGCTACTGGCGCAAAGCGGCGGTCACGGCCTCAGCATCGCTCCTTCCAGCGTGAACACAGACCTTCAAAATTGATCGCTGATGGACGccatacgtgctcggcaaagacaGCCATGCATCCGCATGCATGCATCCATAAAGGGCAATCGATCAGGAAACGCTAATTTTGTCTTCTTATGTTTAAGATCAGCAATCTAATGATGGTGTTTTCATGAATAGCCTGCGCGAACTCTTCACTGAATCGGCAGACACAGGAAGGAGGGATCAACCTCGAGTGCATGGCGCGGTGATGCCCCCGTCAGCGGCGCTCGGCCCAGGCCGGCATCCACACAAGAAACCGATTCAGGACCATGTGTCTAGAAACCGATCGGTCTTGATGGCAGTTTCCCACGGGCGTTCGCGGAGGCAGCGTGACGCCTGAGGCCCGACGATGTTGTCCCTGGCGCGCGCGGCCATCGGATCCGGCGAGTTGCTTGACGAGGAGCACGGCGCACGAAGTGAGCGGGGCCTCGTCCATGCACAGGCCCTTTGCGGCCAGCGGCGGTTACCAATGGCTAACACTCATGCACGCACGGGATTAGGAATTGCACATTCTCTCCGTGGCCATCATGCAAGCACCAAAAGAATTGAACTAATTGCTACAGGATAAGGCCCTTCCTAGGATCGATCCTGGCGTGGTGGCATTCGGCCACGGCTACTTGCGGATCGGCGGCGGCCTTGCGGAAAGGAGGCGCAAGGCGAGACGACGGCTCCCCATCGACCAGGCGAATCTTGACGCGCACTTCTGCGTGAGACGAAGCAGCGGCCTAGCGCGACTCTCCATGTGGCATCGGCGATGACAGGCCAGTGCGAGGCGACGCTAAACAGCAACCACGCTATCAGGAGCGATTGGTTGCATGGTAGCCAAACTTTTCTCTAAGAAAGATCAGGGGAAACATGTCTCGTTCATTTGTTCTCGTTTTGATTAAACAAATATGCTAATCAATTCTGTTTGAGAAAAAAAAAGCAACATATGGACCGAAGCCAACAACCAAGGCCACTATGGCGCTCCGGCGCTCGGCGACATCAAACTGGCGATAGCCTCGTCGAGGACGCATGAACAGCCGTGGCATAGTTCTTCCTCAGCGGCGCTCGATGCCGTCCACAGTGGTACCATGGCTTCAGAGTAAATATACATGGTACACTTGCTGGATTGCATAATAATTGATTATGCATTATTTTACATCATGCAAAATCatcgttactattcatcacccagggtgcataataagttattcttcacccgaggtaatcttacgaccgCTTCATAAACAAATTACGTTTggaatacaaatagttacattcatattgattcactacataaaatttggtataagaaaataaaaaaataggtTATAAGACCAAAAATACCACATTTTTATGTATGTTTTTACGTTCGTaactttacataacataaaatattttttacggcgagtatATGTTTTTTTACGTTCTCTTTTTACGTATGAAATATGATAAAATTTATGAAACCTAAAAATACGATGCATTGACGTCAAAgtagagagggggtgaagaataactattcctcacccagggtgacgaatagcgcgaccctatatatatatatatatatatatatatatatatatatatatatatatatatatatgttgcacaggtatgtttatacttttgcatttATTTGTATTACATGAGTAATATGGTTGCAAAGCAATAAGTTAATTTCATTATTCACAtagaatatgaaacttgcttgcaaATTTTAGGAAACATAAGGTAGTGAAGTGTATGACACTGCCTAACTATGTCAAATTAACATTTGTCACAAGGAATCGACAAATGGTATCTACTGCTTAATTGTAGATTATATAATGTTATTGTAAGGTCTATATTATGCCATTCGCACATAATGACCACCTTCAGTTTTGCACACAATTTATGGATTGCATTATGGCGACGAATTAATTTCGTTCACAACTGCGAGATCTACACTACCATGTGGTGATTACCTTCAATGTGTTTTTAATTAACACAAGGTTGTGAGAAGTTCCATAAAAGTGAGATCTACACTACTTAGTGATTATCTATGTGTTTTTAAAAGAAAAATGAAGGCAGAAAACTTATGACATAGCCATTATGAGGCCTACATCGTGGTGACTACCTTCATGATGTTTTTCCAAATACTTGGAAACTTCATAGCATTTGTCATTGGTTGTGACTATAGTGTCACATACTCCATCAGGAGATGAATCCAAGGCATTGGTGACTATGCTGCATATTATGCTAAGAAGAGAATTATGCAAAACACTTGCATATTTTGGTGATTACCTTTCATGCATACACAACTTATGAGACATCATCATAGCTATGAATTAAGTTTATGCACAGTTGAGAGGTTTACGCCATTTTATGGTGATTACCTTCATGTGTTATAAATAACATAAGGTTGTGGAGGCTATGATCAATGGGAACTGTCCATAAGAGTGAGGCACCACTAGGTGGTCGACTACCTCTATATGTTTTAAGAAAATTAAATGGTTGTTCCTTTTGAGGTGACTACCTTTACTTGGAAGATCCACACCACACTATGGTGTTCTTCTGGAAGGCTTGCCCTATGGGTCACTAAGAATCACCATCACCATGATTATTCTTAGCCATAACACTTTCATCCTACTTAATTTACTGAAGGTAAATTAATGCATGAGAATTTCATGCAACATATGGCTGACTTTTTTGGAAAGGGAATGCGATGGGATTACATTTGGTGGGAGTAACTATTTAAGATGGGTCATGGACATTAAAGATTTTGTCAACCTGGAGCCTTGTTGCCACAGAAACTCCACTTGCAGAAAATGTCATGGCTATTTATAAATAGCTAAAATGTGCATATTTGCATTTATGTGACATCGCAATGACTCGGTTTTTAAACTGAGTATGTAATGGATAATGAATATCCATTTTCCCTCTAAGGCTTAGGCGAGATATATTGTTATAAGCATCACACGAATGATTATTCATTCGTATTAAGGACTTCAAGTCTGTTGAGGCTTATTATTCTGTTGTCTATAAATCAACACTAAGTTGAGATTATGTGATAAGGCGGCTTCAGATACATATCTGACTATAAGTCCTTATTGCACTTTACGTTCTCCTAGGATGGTAAACAGAAATATCATCTTTGTTTCAGGTTGCAATGCCTGAAATTCATGCTAGTACTGTTAGTACTAAGCAATAGTGGTTAGAGAACAACGAGGAGTTGAATGTAAAGTGAAGAGAAAAAATGACAAGCAGACATTGAGTGTATATCTCAAAAGGGAATGGATCATTTAATTTAAATGATCATAATGGCAACTTTCAAGTTTGTCAAAATGGTGGTTGTATGAAATGTTGTACTAATGATAACCAATTGCTCATGTATTGGATTCATACCACCGGCTCACTGGAGGCAAATGATTTTAATGGGATAAGTTTAAAGTTCTACTTCAAAAGGAAAATAACCAGAAAATATCCCGGCATGGTAAAGGAGAATCGACTCCTCTACATTGATGATATGCTTGTGGAATGATATTCCCAAGATATTTTGGAGATCTCGTGTAGTCTCCTAGTTATCCCTAAATATCATTAGTCTATAATTGTACTACTACATATAGTATAAATTGCAACATCTTGTCCCTCGGACATGATAGTTTAGATAATTGAGTGTATGAATCAGTTTATACTCAATCTTGTTGTATACACAATAATTTCTCCTCCTTTATCATCATGGTATTGACGATTAGAGAAATTATTGACAATTCTGTTGGCCACAACTTAACAAGTTGCAATATTCCCAACAATCATGAGATTGTTTTGTGGGACTGCATGTGACATTGGGGAATTAATTTTAAGGCACTCTCACCTTAAAATTTGAAATGAGCCAGCCAATATTCTTGATTGCATTCAAGAATATGTTCGGATTATTCAATCACTAtctgggttatgttggtacttcaTGGTGTTAATAGACGCAGCTAAAAGATGGTCTTAGATGTGTATCATTCACACAAACCATGTGTTTACTGAATTAATTGCTCAAATTGACGAATTTAGAGCAAATTATCCTAACGAGGGATAATTCCACTGGAATGCAAATGTCGTTGAAATTGATTCACAAGCATTCAATGGTTATATTCAGTATATAGTACATAACCAGAATGGTTTGGCTTGATCTCTTATGAAAGAGATTCAATATTGCTTGGCCAATGTTGCAGAATTGTGATTTACCAACATTTTGTTGATGGTAACATGCGGTCTCACACTCCGCATATTTGGTCTAAATAAAATCAACTGATATTGCACCCCCTTGCAGTTTGTACGTGGAAATAAGTGAAGTATTTCCCATCTGCGGTAATTCGGTTGTATACCGATATCATCACCCCAGCGTATATCATGGGCCTTCACATATGTTTGGGATCTATGTGAGAAATAACTTTGGTATGATTGTTAATCCATCGAATACCTTAACCCGTACAAGGGAGTTATTTGCAGCCCATACGCTGATTGCTTTTGCAATAAGAACATTTTCTGGCATTAGGGAGAGATGAGTACCACAAAGAATGCCAGGAAATGGATAACAAATGTCATAGACATTTTGTCCACGTACTTAAGAATCTGAACTGCAGATTCAAGTTATGAGAAATTTGCAGCATATTGCAAATAATCTGCCAAGTATATTTACTGATGACAAAGGTGTCACTATGGTCAAGTACCAGAACAAGTGAAGGTACCTAATAAACCACTCGTCTCCCTAGATGAGACCAAGAGGGGGAGAATTGTGGTCACATGAGATTAAGTTCTCATAAGTTTTAGCGGAAACAAAGGAGATTGACCCCTTGATCAGTAAATATGATTCAACCTCGGGTTGAATGACACTTAAGGGATGCGCGGCATCCAAAGTCCAACACATATGTGCACACATTTTTAGGTGTTGGGAAATCGAAACACCTTGACTTCGTTATTGTGGGAAATCACAAGGAGTTAAGAGGCATAGTAAGAATTCCACAATGATATTGATTCATGAGAATCGTATATGAGAAAGTCTACATATGTCGACATAAAATTCTTCTTGAGAATTGCTAGAATCCTTTTGGGCCCTGAACCAAAATCCATGAAAAGTGTTGTCTGCACTTATATTGGTTCAAATGAAAGGAAGCAATTAAGGAAGAGTGGCACTCGCTCATCAAAAGAGCGGTATTTACCGTTGTAAAACCTTCTCCTCATAAGTATCTTCCAGAGGGAAGAGAAGTAAATTTTCGTTTGGAAACGAAAATAAATGAGGTGGTGAGAAAGCGAGGCTTGTAGCACAAGGGTTTTTCGCAGAGACCCGACATCAGTTACGATGTAGCATACCTTTTTGGTATAAGTGGAATTATGTTTCAATACTGAATGTTAATGGCAGTACAGATCCATACGGTTGATGTATGTAATGTCTACATACTACCATGGGTCAATTAGTTTGGATGTATATATTGAAGTCATTGAATGACTTAATATTCTGAATCCAGAGGTAAATCGCAACATGCATGTGTGGAACTTCTGAAGTCATTCTATGACTTGAAGTAGTCGGAGAATTGTGTGGTGCAACCGACTAAGTGAGTTATTCCTTGACAAGGATTACTCTCATACTAATGATTGTTGACGTGTATTCATGAAGAAATCCTTAATCGGATTTTACATCACCTTAATTTGTGGTGTTGATGATCTTATAATCAAAGTCTATATAAGACATGAAATACACACAATCATGTCAAGACGGATATTTGGGTTAAACCAAATTATGCTAAGTTTACGACTTGAGCATATCCCCCTAAGATACCAGTCTTCATATATCCGAAAGTATtagagaagttcaatatggatataTTATATCAAAAACACATATGGTCATATTATACCTAATATGGGATACAGATCCTTGAGACATAGGGGAGATGGTGAAGTGATAGTTGGACACAAAGTGCCATATCTAAATACCATCAAAATACTCATATATCTTGCGAAATATGTCAGACCTGACACTACAGTTTTTGGCAATTTATTGAGAGTGTAATTCCCCGAAAGATATAAGGTTTGTGTAAGGAATATCCTCAGATATATCCAGGGCACACATGGTCTTGATCAATTTCATCCGGAAAATCAAGATGAGACCATGGTATGATATATTGATAGTGGCAAATTATTTGATCCCACAATGCCATATCATAGACTAGGTTTGCTGGAAGAGGATTTTGAGGGAAGTCTTCAGAATAGACTCTAAACGAGTCCTTCGAGTAATCATTCTACTTTATTTGAAGCATCACAAAATGTGGATGACTTACATAGAATGATTAGCCACATGTGAACATGTGGAGATTATCATTATCTACCAAGATAATGTCACTTGTATTGCTTATGGGTTATATTTATCCTTGTGAATTACAGGAATGTAAGAGGATAATATGCAAACAGATTATTGTGATATACACAATATCTTTATCAATGTTTACATTCCAGAACTAGGTTCGTGAAATTGGTATGAGATATTCTTGAGGTTTGCAAAATTCAGGGGGAGTAAAATCCCAAGTTATAACCCATTGGTGATCCTCCCATTGATGATCCTCAAATCACTCATATTGTACTCTTTTTTCCTTTATGAGTTTTCCATGGTTTCTCATATAAGGGTTTTAACGAGACAATATATAAATGCAAGTGCGGATATATGCCATATTGGTTTCTCTTTATATTTTTTTCACtgggttttaaaggagttttcGATGACATATTATTATAAGATTTCTTCTcaatttttcccacagggtttttgaAGGAGTTTTCAATTTGCAATATACATATGACGAATTGATCAAGGAGGAGTGTTGAGAAATAAAAACATGTGATAAATTATATGGGAGGGATGCCTCCCAGGAagtgtctgttggggaagaagtgtCTCCCCAACACACCCCTTCACCATGTATATAAGTGTGTCTCCTACATTGCAATGGAATGAGTGGATCATTTAGACTCTTCATGTGTCTCTTTTACGTGTCTCTTTTACTTTCACTCTGTAACAGGGACGATTCCACAATCAAGGCTTCGCCCCTGTCGGTACAACGGCCACGGCCGGCCGTCGTCGCCCGGTGTTTTGTCCTAGGCTGCCCCTCACCATCATCACTCACTCGGGTGTACCTCGGCAGACCGAAGCGTTGACGCCGGCCTGCCGGCCTTGTACACAGTACGTGCGGCGATGCATGCCCTGTTTGTTGCTTTGCcgtgccgtcgccgtcgccgctgtCCACGTACGATGAAATCCTGACGCACGCCGTGTACATCGGTGATCGGTCGCGAAGAGGCGATAATTGGCGCTGGCGTGTGTGTCCCGTTGCTCTGCCGTGGAAGCCAGGGAGACCGGAGGAGAGAGCAGCAGGGCCGTTCCGTCCGCCGGCGCACGCGTCGAGCATCGAAAACGTGGTCGCGTGGAGGCTGCGATCTGTGAAGCCCGCTTCATATGGGCTTCACAGATCGCGCGCGTGGGAGTAATGCAGAGACGGTTTGGTAACTTCGGTCGGGTTCGGGGCGGGCCTGGGGACCGTGCGAGTGCGCCGGAAGAGGAGAGCAGCGCGGGACGGATGGTGCGCAACTTCAACTCGAAACCATCCGTCCGTCCATCGCAGGAAAACGACGCAGCAGCTCGGCGGCCAGACGAGGCAAGCGGATTGAAGGGGACGGCAGCGAGCACAAGGACTTGATCGCAAATCGCGGATGGTTTCGCCGGAACCTGTCGACGACGACGACAAGCGCTTTCGACACCACCCGCCCACAGACCCCGGAGCATAAACAAGGGAAGAAAAGGAAAACGACGCACCAAAACCAAAACAGTGCTTAACTagggaaaagaattctatgagacacgtaagacccatcctgatggatgacatgtggcattcacaaatctcAAAACATCCCCCCACCCCACACCTAAATCAAGGgcgagattagatgctttgtgatttgtgaatgccacgtatcATCCATCAAGACGGGTttcacctgctaaccgtgagatctggtctcatataattttttttcccTTACCTTAACTAGTGGCCACAGTCCACAGAGACGAGCGAACCCATAAAAGGAAGAAGCCAATTGCATTGGATCAAGTCGACGAAGGCGACATCAAGCAACTTTTTGTACAAAAGCACGGAGAACATTAGAGACGCGCACCACACAAAAGCATAGTAGCTAGTACAACATCATTATCATTAGCATCACCCGTGAGCACGTATCTAGGACGGTAAACCCAGGATGCCAGTATCTTCTTAGCCCTGGGTCCACATTATCTTATTCAGTTCCGGCCAAGGGCGACATACCTCGTCCACCAGGGCATGATAGCGGCACGGCGGCACACCTAGGCCTGGGCCCCAAGATCCATAGGCTTGGCCGCCTCCGGCTGGCTCTCCCCGGCGGTCTGGGCGTCAGATTCCACAGGCTTGGCATCCGGCGAGCTCTCCTCCCCGGTCTGCGCATCAGGTCCCACAGCCTTGGCATCGGGCGAACGCTCCTCGGAGGAGGTCTGGGCATCCAGTCCCATAGGCTTGGCATCGGACGAGCGCTCCTCGGAGGAGGTCTGGGCATCCAGTCCCATAGGCTTGGCATCGGACGAGCGCTCCTCGGAGGTCTGGGCATCAAGTCCCGTCGGCTTGGCATCCGGCGAGCGCTCCCCGGCCGAGTTCGTCCCGAACGCCTTGGCGATGCGCTCGATGGGGATGCCGGGGAGGAACCGTGCGCCGGGGAACCCCCGCCCGGCCGCGAACGAGATCACCCTGTTGTACTTCTCGCACCAGTAGGCGGCGGTGGGCACGACGATGTGCGCCACCTGCGGGAACACCGGCAGCCCGTTGAGCGAGCGCCAGGCGGAGACGGCGAGGTGCTCGGCCGCCGGCTCGTAGCGCGCGTACAGGTCCTTGGCCACCGGCTCGCAGCGCACGTAGAGGTCCTTGGCCACCGGCTGGACCATGCCGTACACGTCCTTGGCCACGCCCTTCACGCCGGACCGCCTCGCCCCGTCGGCGATCTCCCTGGCCAGCTCCGGCACGGCGTGGACCGCGTGGGACGCCTGCGCCGACGCGGACTTCACCGCCGACGGGAGGTGCCGGCCCAGCTCATGCACCGCGTCGTCCACCTGCCATTGCCAATGCACGCCACTCATTAGCAGCCACAAAGCAAACATCATTCTAATAGAGCCATGCTTGAAATTGACGACAAGTGTCGCTGGATTGCCGTGACAAAAACAAAATGAAATGCAATCGACGCATGTGATTCcccgcggcgccacctcggggtctCCGCCAGTGCGCCGGAATCAAAGGAATCTAGTCGGGATCGAGACACGGGGAGATCCCACGCACCGGGACGGGAGAATTCTCCGCCACACAGCTCTGCCCACCAAACGAGGCCCCACTCCACGCACCAGAACGGGAAAATTCTCGATAGAACGGGAAACTGCAGAGGTTATGTCCACCGCTAGAAAATCCAGCGGCGCGTGCTAAGCATGGCAGTTTGGCAGCAGCAGTACCCCACTCCATGGGCCGCGAAACG
This window harbors:
- the LOC119353355 gene encoding stress-related protein-like — protein: MADASPQAERPRLRRLEFVRVVSVQAAVCIAALYALARDHSGSLRPRVDAVESAVRRVAGPVARRLHGVPLHVLAFVDRKVDDAVHELGRHLPSAVKSASAQASHAVHAVPELAREIADGARRSGVKGVAKDVYGMVQPVAKDLYVRCEPVAKDLYARYEPAAEHLAVSAWRSLNGLPVFPQVAHIVVPTAAYWCEKYNRVISFAAGRGFPGARFLPGIPIERIAKAFGTNSAGERSPDAKPTGLDAQTSEERSSDAKPMGLDAQTSSEERSSDAKPMGLDAQTSSEERSPDAKAVGPDAQTGEESSPDAKPVESDAQTAGESQPEAAKPMDLGAQA